Part of the Dethiosulfovibrio faecalis genome, CTTGGATACCGGTAAGGCCGATCGTAAGCCCTTCCAGAGCGAGTGGACCTACAGAAAGGGCGAGGTTCCCGATGAGGTCGAAGCTCCTGAGCCCCAATCTAAGAAGGTCTACCGTGTCAGGGAAGAAGACTGCATCGGCTGTACTATATGTGCGAAGGCCTGTCCCGTAGGTGCCATAGAGGGCAAGGTAAAGGAGAAGCACGTCATAGACCCGGAGAAGTGCGTGGGATGTGGGGCATGTGCCTCCAAATGCCCCAAGGGAGCGATCGAAGAGGATGAGTACACCCCCGAGGGGTAAATCCGTCCTTGATCGGTTGAAATCGATCTAGATCTAAAAGAGAGAGGAAGCCGATTTTATCATCGGCTTCCTCTCTCTTTTTACGTTCGTATACCCGGATATTACAGAAATCCGTAGTGGGACAACCTGCGCTTGATCTCCTCTTTACCCATGAACTCGGCTAGCTCGAAGATCCCCGGGCTTACCTTGTGTCCCGTTATGGCAAACCTCATAGGCATGGCTACGTCCTTCAACTTGACTCCTTTTTCCTTGGTCCAGTCTCTTGCGAAGGTCTCCATGGCCGATGCCGTCCAGGTGTCCAGTTTCATCATATCGGAGAAAAACCCCCGGAGGGTCTTTCTGGTTTCGTCGGATACCTCTCCATCGTACCTTTTCGTCACAGGAGCGAAATCGAGGAAGTAGTCGGTGAACTCCGCCAGGTCCTTGACGGTCCTGCCCCTGCCTCCCATGAGATCGAAGGCCTTTTCCATATAGCTCTCGTCTACGGAGGAAAGGTCTATGCCTGCCTCCTTCCAAAAAGGTGCCAGCATCTCGATTTTCTTTGCGGTGGGGAGGGCGTGGAGATGCCCCTGGTTGACGTAGTTGAGTTTATCCATGTCGAAAACAGAGGGTTTCCTGTTGACGTTCTTAAGGTCGAACTCGTTTATGGCCAGATCTCTGTCGAAGATCTCTCTGTCTCCGGACGGAGCCCATCCCAACAGGGCCAGGAAGTTGAACACAGAGTCCGGCATATAGCCCATGTCCCTGTATTCGTAGACGCTGGTTGCCCCATGGCGTTTGGATAGTTTTTTCTTGTCCTTTCCGAGTATCATCGGGAGATGGGCGAAGGTAGGTAATTCCCAGCCCAATGCCTTGTACAGGAGCACCTGCTTGGGAGTATTGGAGATATGGTCCTCGCCCCTTATTACGTGGGTTATGCCCATGGTGTGGTCATCCACTACGACGGCGTAGTTGTAGGTCGGCATTCCGTCGCTCTTCATCAGGACTATGTCCTTCATTTGACCGGTCCTGCCGTCCTTCAGCGAGTCGCTGACCACGTCGATTGATCCGTACACCATGTCCTCGAAGCCGATGTCCTCTCCCAGAGGGACCTTGAAGATGACAGCCTCGCCGTCTTTGTAGGCCAGCCCTCTCTCCAATAGTTCGTCGGCGTATTTTCTGTAGAGATGAAGCCTTTCGGTCTGGCGGTATGGTCCGAAATCTCCTCCGACATCGGGGCCTTCGTCCCAATCGAGGTTCATCCACTTCATTCCGGCCATGATGGTATTCTCGTATTCCTTGGTGGAGCGAACCTGGTCGGTGTCCTCGATTCTCAGGATAAATTTTCCTCCCATGTGTCGGGCCCAGAGCCAGTTGAACAACGCTGTATGGGCCCCACCGATATGAAGAGCCCCGGTCGGACTGGGGGCGAATCGGACTCTTACGGTTTTAGACATATTCCGTTCCTCCCTGTTTATCGTTTGCTTGGTACAATTGATGGCGTCAAAAAGATATTATACCTTAAACATGTGAAAGAGGAGGAGAGATATGACCGAAGGACCTATTATGTTCGTGGACGGACACGGCCTTGCCTTCAGGGCCTTTTACGCCATTCCCGAACTGACCGCTCCGGATGGAACGCCGACTAACGCCTTGGTCGGTTTTTTCAACATGCTTTCCAAGATCAAAAAAGAGTGGGCTCCCGAGTCTCTCTCGGTGGTTTTCGACGCCCCTGGGAAGACCTTCCGTCACGAGATGTTCGACGAATATAAAAAGGGGAGAAAACCCACCCCGGAGGAGTTCAAGGTACAGCTTCCGATATTGAAGAAAATGCTGGGGCTTTTGGGTATCCCGGTGATATGTCGTCCCGGTGTCGAGGCCGACGACGTCATAGGCGCCGTTTCCAGGGAGTATGCGGAGAAGGGTACCTCCGTTCTGGTGGTCACGTCCGATAAGGACATGCTTCAGATACTGGACGAGGGCATAACGGTGATAAGACCGGGCAAGGGAATTTCCTCCTTCAACCGGTGGGATGCCGAGACCTTTCAGGGAGAATACGGTTTCCCTCCCGCCAGGATGGCCGACTATCTGGCTTTGGTCGGAGACAGCGTGGACAACGTCCCCGGCGTACCGGGCGTAGGAGACAAGACCGCTCGACGGTTGCTTGGTAAATACGGAGATCTGGAGGGGATATTGGCCCATACGGCGGAGCTGACCGCCGGTCAGAGAAAGAAGCTGGAGGAAAACGCGGACCTGGCCAGGAAGTCCCTTATCCTGACGACCTTGAGCGTCGATGGGGCTCCGGACGATGTTGACCTGGTGTGCGGAGTTCCCGATCCGGACGGTTTCGTTGCTCTCTGTCGGGAGCTGGGTATGAGTTCCTTGGAAAGATCGATGGGAGATCTCATCTGTGGGGAAACGAGTTTTTCCGGAGGCTCCTCGGTAGAGAAAGAAGCGCCGTCTCTCCCTTTGGTGGAGCTTAAATCGGTCGAGCTGGACGAGCTCTTGATGTGCGACGAGCTTGCCTTTCACGGCGAGTGGACCGGAGAGTATCCCATGTCGCTCGTGGCCGATCCTCTGGTGGTGTGCTCTAAAGACGGGCGGTTCTGGTCCGGTAGCGAGATGCCCTCCGAGTTATCTTCCTGGCTGCAGAGGGGGGCGGTGATTACCTCGGATTACAAGAGATTGCTGGTCGCCATGGGAGTTCCTTCGGATTACTCCAGAGTCTGGGATCTCAGGAGCGTCGATTATCTGCTCCATCCAGATAAAGGCTCTCACGATATGCCGTCGGTTATGGGAGACGATTGTCCCGAATTCACGGAGGAACGGGCGATGGCGTTATGGCGTCTTCGAGACGATCTATCTCAAACGATTGAGTCCAGAGGGCTCTCCGAGGTCTTGTGCGATATAGATATGCCCTTGGTCCCCGTCCTGGTATCGATGGAAAAATCCGGCATAAAACTGGAGGAACCCATTCTTCAAGATGTCATATCGGATCTGAAAGAACGTCTGGATCGGATAGTGGAGGAGATAACCTCCGCTGCCGGAGAATCGATAAACCTCAACTCTCCCAAACAGGTCGGGACCCTTCTTTTCGATAGGCTAGGCCTTCCTCCTGTGAAGAAGACGAAGACCGGATACTCCACGGACGTCACGGTGTTGGAGCAGCTGGCGGAACTTCCGGAGCCTCACAACGCCGTTCCGTCCATGCTGCTGGAGCATAGAGCACTGTCAAAGATGTCCAGCGGTTTCGCCCTGCCTTTGATGAGCTCCGTCTGTGAAGACGGTATCATACGCAGCACCTTCGAGAGCGATACCACCGGTACAGGCAGGCTCAGCAGCAGAGATCCCAACCTGCAGAATCTGCCGGCATACGGAGAATGGTCCGATAGGATAAAAAGCTCTTTGATCCCGCGGGAGAAAGGGCGATGTTTCGTCGCAGCCGATTACTCTCAGGTGGAGCTGAGGGTTTTGGCCCATATATCGGGAGAAAAGAGGTTGGCTGACGTATTCCGATCCGGCAGGGATATCCACACAGAAACGGCATCCATGGTCTTCGGGGTGGACCCCTCTATGGTCACCAAAGAGCTGCGACGTTCCGCCAAGATGGTGACCTTCGGACTTCTCTACGGCATGAGCGCCTTCGGTTTGGCCAAGAGATTGGGGGTAGGTCGGTCCGAGGCGGACAGGATAATGTCCCGTTATTTTGCGGCCCTTCCCGGTGTGGAGGCCTACGTGACCAAGAGCGCCGACGAGGCAATCGCCAAAGGCTACACAGAGACCCTGTTCGGAAGGATAAGGCCTCTGGAGGAGGTCATCACCGGCAATAACAGGGATCGGGGCCATATCAGGAGGGTGGCGATAAATTCTCCGGTACAGGGTACCGCCGCTGACCTAGCGAAAAAAGCCATGATAGCCGTCTCCAGGTCTTTTGCGGAGGATCCGGATGTGTCCATGGTCCTTCAGGTCCACGATTCGATAGTCTGTGAATGCCCTGAGGAGCGGTCGAAAGAGGTTCTGGCCGAGCTTCAGGACATCATGAAAAACGTGGCATCTCTGGCGGTTCCGTTGGAGACGGAGGGAAAAATAGGTTTCTCTCTGGCGGAGGTGTAATATGGCGTATGATCGATAACCGGGCTGTGATACAATATCCATCCGTAGGTATCGTGAAAAAAGCGATCATGAAAGGGGAAGATTTACGTTGATGTTGAGGACGCTTCGTACACAGGTGAAATGGATTCTCGTCTTTTTCCTGCTGTGTTTTGTTTTGGCTATCCCCCTGATGTACGGGGTAGGCGGAGGTAAGAGCAGCCGTAGCGGCAACGAGGATTATGCGGTGGCCGAGATAGACGGCAAGAAATTGATGAGGAGTCAGCTTCTTAGGTCCGTACAGGACTACGTAGAG contains:
- a CDS encoding DNA polymerase codes for the protein MTEGPIMFVDGHGLAFRAFYAIPELTAPDGTPTNALVGFFNMLSKIKKEWAPESLSVVFDAPGKTFRHEMFDEYKKGRKPTPEEFKVQLPILKKMLGLLGIPVICRPGVEADDVIGAVSREYAEKGTSVLVVTSDKDMLQILDEGITVIRPGKGISSFNRWDAETFQGEYGFPPARMADYLALVGDSVDNVPGVPGVGDKTARRLLGKYGDLEGILAHTAELTAGQRKKLEENADLARKSLILTTLSVDGAPDDVDLVCGVPDPDGFVALCRELGMSSLERSMGDLICGETSFSGGSSVEKEAPSLPLVELKSVELDELLMCDELAFHGEWTGEYPMSLVADPLVVCSKDGRFWSGSEMPSELSSWLQRGAVITSDYKRLLVAMGVPSDYSRVWDLRSVDYLLHPDKGSHDMPSVMGDDCPEFTEERAMALWRLRDDLSQTIESRGLSEVLCDIDMPLVPVLVSMEKSGIKLEEPILQDVISDLKERLDRIVEEITSAAGESINLNSPKQVGTLLFDRLGLPPVKKTKTGYSTDVTVLEQLAELPEPHNAVPSMLLEHRALSKMSSGFALPLMSSVCEDGIIRSTFESDTTGTGRLSSRDPNLQNLPAYGEWSDRIKSSLIPREKGRCFVAADYSQVELRVLAHISGEKRLADVFRSGRDIHTETASMVFGVDPSMVTKELRRSAKMVTFGLLYGMSAFGLAKRLGVGRSEADRIMSRYFAALPGVEAYVTKSADEAIAKGYTETLFGRIRPLEEVITGNNRDRGHIRRVAINSPVQGTAADLAKKAMIAVSRSFAEDPDVSMVLQVHDSIVCECPEERSKEVLAELQDIMKNVASLAVPLETEGKIGFSLAEV
- the gltX gene encoding glutamate--tRNA ligase — protein: MSKTVRVRFAPSPTGALHIGGAHTALFNWLWARHMGGKFILRIEDTDQVRSTKEYENTIMAGMKWMNLDWDEGPDVGGDFGPYRQTERLHLYRKYADELLERGLAYKDGEAVIFKVPLGEDIGFEDMVYGSIDVVSDSLKDGRTGQMKDIVLMKSDGMPTYNYAVVVDDHTMGITHVIRGEDHISNTPKQVLLYKALGWELPTFAHLPMILGKDKKKLSKRHGATSVYEYRDMGYMPDSVFNFLALLGWAPSGDREIFDRDLAINEFDLKNVNRKPSVFDMDKLNYVNQGHLHALPTAKKIEMLAPFWKEAGIDLSSVDESYMEKAFDLMGGRGRTVKDLAEFTDYFLDFAPVTKRYDGEVSDETRKTLRGFFSDMMKLDTWTASAMETFARDWTKEKGVKLKDVAMPMRFAITGHKVSPGIFELAEFMGKEEIKRRLSHYGFL